From one Thermatribacter velox genomic stretch:
- a CDS encoding competence/damage-inducible protein A → MRAAILCIGTELSTNLVKDSNAEFLRNKLLDKGILTEYTMFVPDDKEAIIQALRFLIQKEELRLVVVSGGLGPTEDDITREAVAETLKRELVFLPQAWEEIRKIYFSIRKKEPPENNKKQALIPQGALMLQNRVGTAPGFLIQEGDKKIFVIPGVPQEVEFFWHYIDEQISNPQPSFFKTETLKLCAIGESELASQLQDFLVDLPSGISPAFIPRSGEIWFYLYAFRNPLPEENQKVQQILESIKQRFKDRLFSTYADTLEEAVGQLLREHRLTIATAESCTGGLLANRITNVPGSSTYFKRGYVVYSNQSKADDLNVPLAVIHRHGAVSEEVASLLAQNVAQRAGSDIGVGITGIAGPGGGSELKPVGLVYIGISWGKHLEVHRYQFHGARTTIKFRTTQEALSQLFLLLSKRCLDNGE, encoded by the coding sequence TTGAGAGCGGCTATTCTTTGCATAGGAACCGAATTGAGCACCAACCTGGTTAAAGACAGCAATGCAGAATTTTTGAGGAACAAACTTTTGGACAAAGGAATTCTAACTGAATACACTATGTTTGTGCCTGATGATAAAGAAGCTATTATTCAGGCCTTACGCTTTCTGATCCAGAAAGAGGAGCTACGACTCGTGGTTGTCAGTGGTGGTCTGGGTCCCACCGAAGATGACATTACTCGTGAAGCAGTAGCTGAAACCTTGAAGAGGGAACTGGTTTTTTTGCCTCAAGCCTGGGAAGAAATCAGAAAAATATATTTTAGCATTAGGAAAAAAGAGCCTCCAGAAAACAACAAAAAGCAGGCTTTGATACCGCAAGGAGCGTTAATGCTTCAAAACAGAGTTGGCACTGCTCCAGGTTTTTTAATCCAGGAAGGCGATAAAAAAATATTTGTCATTCCAGGAGTTCCTCAAGAAGTAGAATTTTTCTGGCACTACATAGATGAGCAAATCAGCAATCCTCAACCCAGCTTTTTTAAAACTGAGACCCTGAAGCTCTGCGCCATAGGAGAATCGGAGCTGGCCAGCCAGCTTCAGGACTTTCTTGTAGACTTGCCTTCAGGGATTAGTCCAGCTTTTATACCCCGTTCTGGAGAAATCTGGTTCTATCTGTATGCCTTCAGAAATCCTCTGCCAGAGGAAAACCAGAAAGTTCAACAAATACTGGAGAGCATAAAACAGCGTTTCAAAGACCGGCTTTTTTCGACTTACGCGGATACTCTGGAGGAAGCAGTGGGTCAGCTTTTGCGTGAGCACCGGCTCACCATAGCCACTGCAGAGTCCTGTACCGGGGGCTTGCTGGCTAATCGCATAACCAACGTGCCTGGTAGTTCCACCTATTTTAAGCGGGGGTACGTAGTGTACAGCAATCAATCCAAAGCAGACGACCTGAATGTTCCACTTGCGGTGATACACCGCCATGGTGCGGTGAGTGAAGAAGTGGCTTCTTTACTTGCTCAAAACGTTGCTCAAAGAGCTGGAAGCGATATTGGCGTGGGGATAACCGGTATTGCCGGACCCGGTGGGGGTTCTGAACTCAAACCCGTGGGTTTGGTATATATAGGAATTTCTTGGGGGAAACATCTGGAAGTTCACCGCTATCAGTTCCACGGAGCGAGGACAACCATAAAATTCCGGACCACCCAGGAAGCGCTCTCCCAGCTTTTTCTCCTTCTTTCCAAGAGGTGCTTAGACAATGGAGAATGA
- the thpR gene encoding RNA 2',3'-cyclic phosphodiesterase, whose amino-acid sequence MENEVNLRCFIALDLEEEAKEAIARFIGNAKTSFPEAKWVNPQQVHLTLRFFGAMNSSWLPLISSITERIAASFPKIPAFISKIGVFPEPRRARVIWMGFDALAEDRIKQLAEELNHQLWEVLKIEAEEKAFVPHLTIARLRKPKRVDLENFRLPGKIATNLYRITLYKSTLTPRGPIYSELSFYPLKR is encoded by the coding sequence ATGGAGAATGAGGTAAACCTGAGATGCTTTATTGCCCTGGACCTTGAAGAGGAAGCGAAAGAAGCGATAGCAAGATTCATTGGGAATGCCAAGACTTCCTTCCCAGAAGCAAAATGGGTTAACCCACAGCAGGTGCACCTTACTTTACGTTTCTTTGGAGCTATGAATAGTAGTTGGCTTCCCCTTATATCCAGTATTACTGAACGGATAGCTGCTTCCTTCCCCAAAATACCAGCGTTTATCAGCAAAATCGGGGTTTTCCCAGAGCCGAGAAGAGCACGGGTCATCTGGATGGGTTTTGATGCCCTGGCAGAAGACAGAATTAAGCAACTGGCTGAGGAGTTGAATCATCAACTATGGGAAGTACTCAAAATTGAAGCAGAAGAAAAAGCCTTTGTCCCCCATTTAACCATAGCCCGACTCCGTAAGCCGAAAAGAGTAGACCTGGAAAACTTTCGCTTACCAGGGAAGATAGCCACCAACCTTTATCGAATAACTCTATACAAGAGTACCCTAACCCCTCGTGGTCCTATTTATAGTGAATTAAGTTTCTACCCGCTAAAGAGGTGA
- the recA gene encoding recombinase RecA, protein MSERDEMIKQAISNLERKYGKGVVMPFGKGLAISDVEVIKTGSILLNIALGVGGLPRGRIIEIFGPEASGKTTLALHAIAEAQKKGGLAVFVDAEHALDPTYAQKIGVQTDKLLLAQPTTAEEAIDIVDALTRSGGIDIIVLDSVAALVPKAELDGGIDEASIGLQARMMSQALRIITGYISKTKTVVVFVNQLREKIRMGFGYGPTETTPGGRALKFYASIRIDVRRKAYINQGNETIGAQTVVKVVKNKLAPPFKSAEIDLFYGEGISRESEIFALGERAKVIKKSGSWYSFEDYRLGQGRENARQFLKENPEVAEKILYQSLNELGIDPRIALNETEDSKETDEVKKES, encoded by the coding sequence TTGAGCGAACGTGATGAAATGATTAAACAGGCTATAAGCAATCTGGAGAGAAAATATGGTAAAGGAGTGGTCATGCCTTTTGGCAAGGGTTTGGCAATCAGCGATGTAGAAGTAATTAAAACTGGTTCCATTCTGTTAAACATAGCTCTTGGAGTAGGTGGCTTGCCTCGGGGCAGAATAATCGAAATCTTTGGTCCCGAAGCTTCTGGAAAAACAACACTTGCCCTGCATGCCATAGCTGAGGCGCAAAAAAAGGGAGGCCTTGCAGTTTTTGTGGATGCAGAACATGCTCTGGATCCCACTTATGCTCAGAAAATTGGTGTGCAGACTGATAAGCTCCTTCTGGCCCAGCCCACTACTGCGGAAGAGGCCATTGATATCGTCGATGCACTTACTCGAAGCGGAGGCATTGACATCATTGTTCTTGACTCAGTGGCCGCCCTGGTGCCTAAGGCGGAACTCGATGGTGGCATTGATGAAGCAAGCATTGGGCTCCAAGCGCGCATGATGTCCCAGGCTTTGCGAATTATAACCGGCTACATCAGTAAGACCAAAACGGTGGTGGTTTTTGTTAACCAGTTGCGTGAAAAAATAAGGATGGGTTTTGGATACGGGCCTACCGAAACCACTCCTGGAGGCAGGGCCCTGAAATTTTACGCCAGCATAAGGATAGATGTTCGTAGAAAAGCTTACATTAATCAGGGCAATGAAACCATTGGTGCACAAACGGTGGTAAAAGTTGTTAAGAACAAATTAGCTCCACCTTTCAAATCGGCTGAAATAGACCTCTTTTATGGAGAAGGCATATCCAGAGAATCAGAGATATTCGCCTTAGGGGAACGAGCTAAGGTCATCAAAAAATCAGGAAGCTGGTATTCTTTTGAGGATTACCGCTTGGGGCAGGGTAGAGAGAATGCTCGCCAGTTTTTGAAGGAAAACCCGGAAGTGGCTGAGAAAATCCTGTATCAGTCTTTGAACGAGCTTGGAATTGACCCTCGTATCGCTCTGAATGAAACCGAGGATAGCAAAGAAACCGATGAAGTCAAAAAAGAATCCTGA
- a CDS encoding regulatory protein RecX, translating to MKSKKNPDPLKKSLMLLSRKMLTEKQLRDKLQKENLDWQKVEEAIEKLKVWGYLDDRKYLEEYLRSKRSATSWGYWKIREKLKEKGLPEELIELLRELYPLEDEIQDAKRLLENWVTTPRGADQARLLRKLAAKGFSHEAIQEAWRRYQEDLPLP from the coding sequence ATGAAGTCAAAAAAGAATCCTGATCCGCTCAAAAAAAGTTTAATGCTTTTGTCTCGTAAGATGCTCACCGAGAAACAATTGCGAGATAAATTGCAAAAGGAAAATCTGGACTGGCAGAAGGTAGAAGAAGCGATTGAAAAGTTAAAAGTGTGGGGCTATCTTGATGACCGGAAATATCTGGAAGAGTATCTGAGGAGCAAAAGAAGTGCTACTTCCTGGGGGTACTGGAAAATAAGGGAAAAATTAAAGGAAAAAGGATTACCGGAGGAGCTCATTGAGCTATTGCGAGAGCTCTACCCTCTGGAAGACGAAATCCAGGATGCGAAACGTCTGTTGGAAAACTGGGTGACCACTCCACGTGGAGCTGACCAGGCCCGACTACTAAGGAAACTGGCAGCTAAAGGATTTAGTCATGAGGCCATTCAAGAAGCCTGGCGACGCTATCAGGAAGATTTGCCACTTCCTTGA
- the rny gene encoding ribonuclease Y, which yields MFLAYILLGIAVGTIAGIYIKTLHIKILEQKASRCAQEILEAAHKEAENIKKETLLAAKEEILREKQLLEEEIQRKRRELQNFESRLLRREENLERKMEQLEKKENQLNELLMETEKIKQETEKLREKEMEELHRIANLSWEEARQEVLTRVEKTLEHEVGLKIKEAEEQARKESERIAREIVTQAIQRYAADFTAENTVSVVTLPSDEMKGRIIGREGRNIRTFEMITGVDLIIDDTPEAVIISCFDPIRREIARIALEKLILDGRIHPARIEELVEKARIQVEEKMLQEGEQALFDTGIKNVHPEIVKLLGKLYFRTSYGQNVLQHSKEVAHLAALMAAELGVRVNIAKRAGLLHDIGKALDHEVEGPHAFIGADVARRYGEKEEIINAIESHHGEVEPGSIEAVLVQAADAISASRPGARRESLEVYIKRLEQLEKIASSFEGVEKSYAIQAGREVRIIVKPEKLNDAQAAKLAYEVVKRIEKELEYPGQIKVTVIRETRAVEYAK from the coding sequence ATGTTTTTGGCATATATATTGTTAGGAATTGCGGTAGGAACCATAGCGGGAATATATATTAAAACCTTGCACATCAAAATCCTTGAACAGAAGGCTTCCAGATGCGCACAGGAAATTCTTGAGGCAGCACACAAAGAAGCAGAAAACATCAAAAAAGAGACTTTACTTGCTGCTAAAGAAGAAATTTTGAGAGAAAAACAATTGCTGGAAGAAGAAATACAACGCAAGCGCCGGGAACTCCAGAACTTTGAGAGTCGCCTCTTGCGGAGAGAAGAAAATCTGGAACGCAAAATGGAGCAACTGGAGAAGAAAGAAAACCAGTTAAATGAACTTTTAATGGAAACTGAAAAAATCAAGCAGGAGACTGAAAAGCTCAGAGAAAAAGAAATGGAAGAATTACACCGCATTGCCAATCTTTCCTGGGAAGAAGCGCGTCAGGAAGTGTTAACCAGAGTTGAAAAGACTCTGGAACATGAAGTTGGCTTGAAAATAAAGGAAGCAGAAGAGCAGGCCAGAAAGGAATCAGAAAGAATTGCGCGAGAGATTGTTACTCAAGCCATTCAACGTTATGCAGCTGATTTTACCGCTGAAAATACTGTTTCTGTGGTAACTCTTCCCAGTGATGAGATGAAAGGCAGGATTATCGGCAGAGAAGGACGGAACATCCGCACTTTTGAGATGATAACCGGTGTGGATTTGATCATTGATGACACGCCTGAAGCAGTTATTATTTCCTGTTTTGACCCTATCCGTAGGGAAATTGCCCGGATAGCGTTAGAAAAACTCATTCTGGACGGCAGAATCCATCCAGCCCGGATTGAAGAGCTGGTTGAGAAGGCAAGAATACAGGTTGAGGAAAAAATGCTTCAGGAAGGAGAACAGGCACTGTTTGATACGGGCATTAAGAACGTACATCCAGAAATAGTGAAACTCCTTGGCAAGCTGTATTTTCGTACCAGCTATGGACAAAATGTACTGCAGCACTCCAAGGAAGTGGCCCATCTTGCTGCCTTGATGGCGGCTGAACTGGGAGTAAGGGTTAATATTGCCAAAAGAGCAGGACTTTTACACGATATCGGCAAGGCTCTGGACCACGAAGTTGAAGGTCCCCATGCTTTCATAGGCGCGGACGTGGCTCGACGCTATGGAGAAAAAGAAGAGATCATTAATGCTATAGAGTCTCACCATGGTGAAGTAGAACCTGGAAGCATTGAAGCAGTGTTGGTGCAGGCCGCAGATGCCATTTCCGCATCCAGACCTGGTGCAAGACGTGAGAGTCTCGAGGTATATATAAAGAGATTGGAACAACTGGAGAAGATAGCCAGCTCGTTTGAAGGAGTTGAGAAATCTTACGCCATACAGGCAGGGAGAGAAGTGCGCATTATTGTGAAACCAGAAAAGCTGAACGATGCACAGGCAGCCAAATTAGCTTATGAAGTGGTGAAGAGAATAGAGAAGGAACTTGAATACCCGGGACAGATTAAGGTTACAGTAATCAGAGAAACTCGAGCTGTAGAATATGCCAAATAA
- a CDS encoding TIGR00282 family metallophosphoesterase: MRFLIIGDIIGKPGRNILHKKLPEMREALAIDAVIVNGENAAGGMGITPEICEEILGYGVEVITSGNHIWDKKEISAYIDNQERLLRPLNYPPGVPGRGSIVLETRGIKWAVVNLSGRVFMPALDCPFRTVKREVETLRQITNIILVDFHAEASSEKIAMGWFLDGWVSCVFGTHTHVATADERILPKGTGYITDIGMTGSRESVIGIEIEQVLSRFLTALPTKFKVAKNDVVLNGIVVEVDDSTGKTTEISRVSVK; the protein is encoded by the coding sequence ATGCGTTTTTTAATAATTGGTGACATAATTGGCAAACCCGGGAGGAACATACTACACAAAAAACTTCCTGAAATGAGAGAAGCACTGGCAATTGACGCTGTGATAGTCAATGGGGAAAATGCTGCTGGGGGCATGGGGATAACCCCTGAAATTTGTGAGGAAATTCTTGGCTACGGAGTGGAGGTCATTACTTCTGGCAATCATATATGGGATAAAAAAGAAATTAGCGCTTACATCGACAACCAGGAAAGGCTGCTCAGGCCGCTTAACTACCCCCCGGGAGTTCCTGGAAGAGGTTCAATTGTTCTCGAAACTCGGGGCATCAAATGGGCAGTTGTTAATTTGAGTGGCAGGGTCTTTATGCCGGCTTTGGATTGTCCTTTTCGCACTGTAAAGCGCGAAGTAGAGACCCTGCGTCAAATTACAAATATCATTTTGGTGGATTTTCATGCTGAGGCTTCTTCGGAGAAAATAGCTATGGGCTGGTTCCTTGATGGTTGGGTTTCCTGCGTGTTTGGTACGCACACCCATGTGGCTACTGCTGATGAGCGCATTTTGCCCAAGGGAACGGGGTATATTACTGATATTGGTATGACGGGTTCCAGAGAGTCGGTTATTGGGATAGAGATAGAGCAGGTATTAAGCAGGTTCTTAACTGCTTTACCTACCAAATTTAAAGTTGCTAAGAATGATGTAGTGTTAAACGGTATCGTGGTGGAAGTAGATGATTCTACCGGAAAAACTACGGAAATTAGTCGTGTATCAGTAAAATGA
- a CDS encoding stage V sporulation protein S — protein sequence MDVLKVSSKSNPNAVAGALAGAIREKGIAELQAVGAGAVNQAIKAIAIARGYVAPSGIDLVCIPAFTDITIDGEERTAIKLIVKPRSG from the coding sequence ATGGATGTCTTAAAAGTCTCTTCCAAATCCAACCCAAATGCAGTAGCAGGCGCTCTGGCTGGAGCAATACGCGAAAAGGGAATTGCTGAACTCCAAGCCGTCGGTGCTGGTGCAGTAAATCAGGCAATTAAAGCGATTGCCATTGCGCGAGGCTATGTGGCACCAAGTGGCATTGATTTGGTGTGTATCCCAGCATTTACTGATATTACCATTGATGGAGAGGAAAGAACAGCGATTAAGCTAATAGTCAAACCCCGTAGCGGTTGA
- the miaB gene encoding tRNA (N6-isopentenyl adenosine(37)-C2)-methylthiotransferase MiaB: protein MNQSRSEHIEYLLKKAGFKACLEGEEPDIVVFNTCAVREHAKNRAVSIIGQFASQKRKDGFPIILVCGCMSQIYQKELLHHVPNIDVLLGTHNLEEVPLLIQKRLEKQKDTQPQLAFWSKPEGQFLETGYSRKPGVSAFLPITYGCNNFCSYCVVPYATGPQRSKPMELILEELQKILEEGFKEVTLLGQNVNSYGEDLGLKWGFEKLLENIEKLVEERPSRVWIRFITSHPKDMRESIVDLVKESKVLCPYFHLPIQAGSNKILELMNRGYTKERYLEIASYIRDTIPDASIGTDIIVGFPEETEADFQQTLEVVEKVQFEIAYTFAYSPRPKTRASSMVDSVPPQEKKRRLLELNQLVRRVYQKRVEKLRGKTVALLIDKQEKTFSGRTPSNLRVFIESSVKNSLKPGDMLLVKITDIRDGKIFAEKA from the coding sequence ATGAATCAAAGCAGGTCAGAACATATTGAGTATCTCCTAAAAAAGGCAGGTTTTAAAGCTTGCCTTGAGGGAGAGGAACCGGATATTGTTGTCTTTAACACCTGTGCGGTTAGAGAGCATGCCAAAAACCGGGCAGTGAGCATTATAGGGCAATTTGCAAGCCAAAAAAGAAAAGACGGATTTCCCATCATCTTGGTCTGTGGTTGCATGAGCCAGATTTACCAGAAAGAGTTGTTGCATCATGTTCCCAATATTGACGTGCTTCTGGGCACTCACAACCTGGAAGAAGTTCCTCTCTTGATCCAGAAAAGACTTGAGAAGCAAAAAGATACTCAACCGCAGCTTGCCTTCTGGTCAAAGCCTGAAGGACAATTTCTGGAAACGGGATATTCTCGAAAGCCAGGAGTATCAGCTTTTTTGCCCATTACCTATGGATGTAACAACTTTTGCAGTTATTGTGTGGTTCCTTATGCCACTGGACCTCAACGAAGTAAGCCAATGGAGCTCATTCTTGAAGAGCTCCAAAAAATCTTGGAAGAAGGCTTCAAGGAAGTGACCTTGCTGGGTCAAAATGTTAACAGTTATGGCGAAGACCTGGGTTTAAAGTGGGGGTTTGAAAAGCTCCTGGAGAATATAGAAAAGCTGGTTGAGGAGAGGCCCTCCCGGGTCTGGATTCGCTTTATCACCTCTCACCCCAAAGATATGCGGGAAAGTATTGTTGACCTGGTCAAAGAAAGTAAAGTACTGTGTCCTTATTTTCACCTTCCCATACAAGCGGGATCGAATAAAATACTGGAGCTAATGAACAGGGGATATACTAAGGAACGATATTTGGAAATTGCTTCCTATATCAGAGATACCATACCTGATGCCAGCATTGGTACTGACATCATCGTTGGGTTTCCGGAAGAAACGGAGGCGGATTTTCAGCAAACTCTGGAAGTGGTTGAAAAAGTCCAGTTTGAGATTGCGTATACCTTTGCATATTCGCCAAGACCCAAAACTCGAGCTTCGTCAATGGTTGACAGTGTTCCACCCCAGGAGAAAAAGAGGAGACTTCTTGAACTTAATCAACTGGTGCGCAGAGTGTACCAGAAAAGAGTGGAAAAGCTACGTGGCAAAACGGTTGCCTTACTAATAGATAAGCAGGAAAAGACTTTCTCCGGTAGAACACCTTCCAACCTTAGAGTGTTTATCGAAAGTAGCGTGAAAAACAGCCTAAAACCCGGAGATATGTTGCTGGTTAAAATTACTGACATACGCGATGGCAAAATCTTTGCTGAAAAAGCCTGA
- the miaA gene encoding tRNA (adenosine(37)-N6)-dimethylallyltransferase MiaA — translation MAKSLLKKPEQIPWICIVGPTASGKTELSLRIAERLEKIELIYADSMAVYKYLDVGTAKPEPEERAKVAHHLIDFLEPDKKWSAFDFQKSASALHREILSRGRIPVVVGGTPFYLSTLKNEASLPYVAPDSRMRIILDRMSAPQLFALLREVDPQRAQKIGKTDKKRLMRALEIFITTGKAPSSLLTRRKSGNEKQLVMVGIKLDKNIVKKRIRERIEKMFSKGLVEETHRVLSMGYPPEAPALSNFTYRPVVALLQGKISTREAFQKIEGGTLSLLKRQLTWFRKEPILWLEKDEAFAYLVEYLKNILQEVENLEPR, via the coding sequence ATGGCAAAATCTTTGCTGAAAAAGCCTGAACAGATACCCTGGATTTGCATTGTAGGGCCCACTGCTTCAGGCAAAACGGAGCTTTCTCTTCGCATAGCTGAAAGGCTGGAAAAGATAGAACTTATATATGCTGACTCCATGGCAGTATATAAATACCTGGATGTCGGTACTGCTAAGCCGGAGCCCGAAGAGAGAGCCAAAGTTGCTCACCATCTGATAGACTTTCTGGAGCCAGACAAAAAGTGGAGTGCTTTTGACTTTCAAAAAAGCGCTTCCGCCTTGCACAGAGAAATCCTTTCTCGGGGAAGAATCCCCGTTGTGGTTGGAGGAACTCCCTTTTACCTCAGTACGCTTAAAAATGAGGCATCGCTACCTTATGTTGCTCCTGATTCGAGAATGCGTATTATCCTGGACCGAATGAGCGCACCCCAGCTTTTTGCTCTTTTGCGAGAAGTCGATCCGCAGCGCGCTCAGAAAATAGGAAAAACCGATAAAAAGAGGTTAATGCGAGCACTGGAGATATTTATCACTACAGGTAAGGCGCCTTCTTCATTGCTTACAAGGAGAAAGAGTGGCAACGAGAAGCAATTGGTGATGGTTGGGATTAAACTTGATAAGAACATCGTCAAAAAAAGGATTCGGGAGAGAATTGAAAAGATGTTCTCAAAAGGTTTGGTAGAAGAAACTCATCGGGTGCTGAGTATGGGTTACCCACCGGAGGCACCAGCCTTGAGCAACTTCACTTACAGACCTGTTGTTGCGCTTCTTCAGGGTAAAATTAGCACCAGAGAAGCTTTCCAAAAGATTGAAGGAGGCACTCTGTCGCTCTTAAAAAGACAACTAACCTGGTTTCGCAAAGAACCCATTTTATGGTTAGAAAAAGACGAAGCGTTTGCTTACCTTGTAGAATATCTCAAAAATATCTTACAGGAGGTGGAAAACCTTGAACCACGATGA
- a CDS encoding DUF1844 domain-containing protein, whose translation MNHDDRTNQEKQVPQEPGKIKDLVYYFLNLLSAKAWQYLGLIAHPETGQILVDLEEARKAIDLYSVILGEIKKDLSREENRELEAHLANLQLNFIEKMKEIAES comes from the coding sequence TTGAACCACGATGATAGGACCAACCAGGAAAAACAGGTTCCTCAGGAACCTGGAAAAATAAAAGACCTCGTTTACTATTTCTTAAATCTTCTTTCAGCAAAGGCCTGGCAGTACTTGGGTTTGATAGCACATCCGGAAACCGGTCAAATCCTGGTAGACCTTGAAGAAGCGAGAAAAGCCATAGACCTTTATTCGGTTATTCTTGGAGAAATCAAGAAGGATCTTTCTCGCGAGGAAAATCGAGAACTTGAAGCTCATCTTGCGAATTTGCAGTTGAACTTTATTGAGAAAATGAAAGAAATTGCCGAGAGCTGA
- the hflX gene encoding GTPase HflX, protein MKDYEHFNSRKSAIVVVRDASSRAFSEEVLVAEIKEIAKSAGFWVSEVFECTVRTPFYRYYLSRGKVEEIKRRLESLPEVGFVILSTEVTPSQQRNLENEWQRRVLTKSEVIHEIFAERAKTHEGKIRVELARLRFELSRLPGKGHVLSRTGGGIGTRGPGEQKIEVERRAIKRKIAFLVQRLEQLEKQRKVQKKLRNENKVPVVAIVGYTNAGKSTLLNTITDAAVAVKDQMFVTLDTVSRESFLPGVGKVIFSDTVGFIREMPSTIRDAFKSTLLEIKEADLILEVLDITDPQYRTHFQVINQTLNEIGVGNHPKILVLNKVDLISGQIPNLERDFLETTSSCVFVSAKKKIGIENLRREIAALLSKKMVKLILEIYPTQVQELQREIYRFGYVESVESVKNGEKIRMHCVVRRESKDYIEKKAAV, encoded by the coding sequence ATGAAGGATTATGAACACTTCAACTCACGCAAAAGCGCGATTGTGGTGGTTCGCGATGCTTCCTCTCGTGCTTTTTCTGAGGAAGTGCTGGTGGCAGAAATAAAGGAGATAGCCAAAAGCGCCGGTTTTTGGGTATCTGAGGTTTTTGAGTGTACGGTTAGAACTCCTTTTTATCGTTATTATCTAAGTCGGGGCAAGGTCGAAGAAATCAAGCGACGATTGGAAAGTTTGCCAGAAGTTGGATTTGTCATCCTCAGCACTGAAGTCACTCCTTCCCAGCAACGTAATCTCGAGAACGAATGGCAAAGGAGAGTTCTCACTAAGAGTGAGGTTATTCACGAAATATTTGCCGAGAGAGCTAAAACCCACGAAGGTAAGATACGTGTCGAATTAGCTCGCTTACGCTTTGAGCTCTCCAGGCTACCCGGCAAAGGTCATGTCCTTTCCCGAACCGGTGGAGGTATCGGCACCAGGGGACCGGGAGAGCAAAAAATAGAGGTTGAACGGAGAGCTATTAAGAGAAAAATCGCTTTTCTTGTCCAGCGTCTGGAACAACTTGAGAAACAGAGGAAAGTTCAGAAAAAATTGCGCAATGAAAACAAAGTACCAGTTGTTGCCATAGTTGGTTACACTAACGCAGGAAAATCAACGCTGCTTAACACCATCACCGATGCTGCAGTTGCCGTTAAAGACCAAATGTTTGTAACACTGGATACTGTTTCGCGGGAGAGTTTTTTGCCGGGTGTCGGTAAGGTAATTTTTAGTGATACAGTGGGTTTTATCAGGGAAATGCCTTCCACAATTCGAGATGCTTTCAAAAGCACGCTTTTGGAAATCAAGGAAGCAGACCTTATCCTTGAAGTTTTGGACATTACTGATCCTCAGTACCGGACGCATTTCCAGGTTATCAATCAAACGCTCAATGAAATCGGTGTTGGAAATCATCCCAAGATCCTGGTTCTTAACAAAGTGGATTTAATCTCTGGGCAAATACCTAACCTGGAACGAGATTTTTTGGAAACGACTTCTTCCTGCGTTTTTGTTTCTGCTAAGAAAAAAATCGGTATCGAAAATCTGCGTAGAGAAATTGCAGCTTTGCTCTCCAAAAAAATGGTAAAACTCATTCTTGAGATTTATCCTACCCAGGTACAGGAACTACAGCGTGAAATCTATCGCTTTGGCTACGTAGAATCGGTGGAAAGCGTGAAAAACGGGGAAAAGATAAGGATGCACTGTGTAGTACGCAGAGAGAGCAAGGATTATATTGAGAAAAAGGCAGCTGTTTGA
- a CDS encoding glycosyltransferase family 2 protein, which yields MSKVTAIIAAYNEEKTIGPILDVLKNSPYVEQVVVVSDGSTDRTVEVARNKGAEVVELSSNIGKGGALYRGLEYIRTDVVLLLDADLVGLQEFHVKDLVEPVLKEEADITIGVFEKGRLATDFAQKIAPFLSGQRAIRADLLQNISDMEVSRFGVEVAINRYIRRNGVRVKLVNLPGLTHVMKEEKFGLVKGFKERMKMYWEILKNVYQGGR from the coding sequence ATGAGTAAAGTAACCGCAATAATTGCTGCTTATAACGAAGAGAAAACTATAGGGCCAATTCTTGATGTTCTGAAGAACTCGCCTTATGTGGAGCAAGTCGTTGTGGTTAGCGATGGCTCCACAGATCGCACGGTGGAAGTGGCCAGAAATAAAGGGGCTGAAGTGGTTGAGCTGAGCTCCAACATTGGCAAAGGTGGTGCTCTCTACCGGGGGCTGGAATATATAAGGACGGACGTTGTTTTATTACTTGATGCAGACCTGGTAGGTTTGCAGGAATTCCATGTGAAAGACCTGGTTGAACCAGTTTTGAAAGAAGAAGCGGATATTACCATTGGTGTCTTTGAGAAGGGAAGGCTGGCTACTGATTTTGCTCAGAAAATAGCGCCCTTCCTCTCCGGGCAGAGAGCGATTAGAGCTGATCTGCTGCAGAATATTTCTGACATGGAAGTTTCCAGATTTGGTGTTGAAGTAGCCATCAACCGCTACATACGAAGAAATGGCGTCAGAGTGAAACTGGTAAATTTGCCGGGGCTTACCCATGTCATGAAAGAGGAGAAGTTTGGTCTGGTCAAAGGTTTTAAGGAGCGAATGAAAATGTATTGGGAAATACTTAAAAACGTCTATCAAGGGGGTCGATAA